From the genome of Gemmatimonas sp., one region includes:
- a CDS encoding amidase family protein produces MRAVPVVIGIITTLAFTPCALSSQRKPAGAPVSVVETSLADLRTALEQRRITSREIVQQYLARIATYEDKLNAVIMVNPQALAIADSLDRERAAGRVRGPLHGIPIALKDNIQTTEMATSGGALAFADLLPNYDATVTRNLKAAGAIIIAKTQLTELANWTATGMPGNYTGLTGYGMNPWDPRRDPRDASFDGRPVMNTGGSSSGVGTNVSFWAGNVGTETSGSILSPAQQNFLVGIKPTVGRVSRYGVIPITADQDTPGPMTRTVRDAAIMLGALEGTTPDANDAATKVCTPPPRNDYTAFLSADKLKGARIGIPRAFFYEPTVPPAGGSSTPRGGLNAAQKTAMDEVIAVLKAQGAVIVDPADISSVVEPAPANNFLNWNPCSGLEQAKGRDADCSIAFKYGMKRDFNAWLALLGDRAPVKSLLALRQWNIAHQRAGAIKYGQALLDISDEMDVQADRARYEADRRKDILLSATNGIDAAMKAHQLDALLFPGASSANIGARPGYPTITVPYALLPVAQGQGAQAFPDGFSPRPAPFGVSFTASACGEPTLVGLAYAFEQATKKRVRPPLFP; encoded by the coding sequence ATGCGCGCGGTACCCGTCGTCATCGGCATCATCACGACCCTCGCGTTCACACCGTGCGCGCTCTCGTCGCAACGGAAGCCGGCGGGCGCGCCCGTATCCGTCGTGGAAACGAGTCTCGCCGACTTGCGCACCGCGCTCGAACAGCGGCGGATCACCTCGCGCGAGATCGTGCAGCAGTATCTCGCCCGCATTGCGACGTACGAAGACAAGCTCAATGCTGTGATCATGGTGAATCCGCAGGCGCTGGCGATCGCCGACTCGCTCGATCGCGAGCGTGCGGCCGGTCGAGTGCGTGGTCCCCTGCACGGCATTCCGATTGCCCTCAAGGACAACATCCAGACGACCGAGATGGCGACATCGGGTGGGGCGCTTGCGTTCGCCGACCTGCTGCCGAACTACGACGCCACCGTCACGCGCAACCTCAAGGCGGCCGGCGCGATCATCATCGCCAAGACGCAGCTCACCGAGCTCGCCAACTGGACCGCCACCGGCATGCCCGGCAACTACACCGGGCTCACCGGCTACGGCATGAATCCGTGGGACCCGCGGCGTGATCCACGCGACGCGTCGTTCGACGGACGCCCGGTCATGAACACCGGTGGCTCGAGCTCCGGCGTGGGCACCAACGTCAGCTTCTGGGCCGGCAACGTGGGCACGGAAACGTCGGGATCGATTCTCAGCCCGGCACAGCAGAATTTCCTGGTGGGCATCAAACCCACCGTGGGGCGCGTGAGCCGTTACGGCGTGATTCCCATCACCGCCGATCAGGACACTCCCGGGCCGATGACGCGCACCGTACGCGACGCGGCGATCATGCTGGGCGCGTTGGAAGGCACCACGCCCGACGCCAACGATGCCGCCACCAAGGTGTGCACCCCGCCGCCCCGCAACGACTACACCGCCTTTCTCAGCGCGGACAAGCTCAAGGGCGCCCGTATCGGGATTCCCCGCGCCTTCTTCTACGAGCCGACCGTTCCCCCGGCTGGCGGCAGCAGCACGCCCCGCGGTGGGCTCAATGCGGCCCAGAAGACGGCCATGGACGAGGTCATCGCCGTCCTCAAGGCGCAGGGCGCCGTGATCGTCGACCCGGCGGACATTTCGAGCGTCGTGGAGCCGGCGCCGGCCAACAACTTCCTGAACTGGAATCCCTGCAGCGGCCTCGAGCAGGCCAAGGGACGCGACGCTGACTGCTCGATCGCCTTCAAGTACGGCATGAAGCGGGATTTCAACGCGTGGCTCGCGCTCCTCGGCGACCGGGCGCCCGTGAAGTCGTTGTTGGCGCTACGACAGTGGAACATCGCCCATCAGCGGGCTGGTGCGATCAAATACGGACAGGCGCTGCTCGACATCTCCGATGAGATGGACGTGCAGGCCGACCGGGCGCGCTACGAGGCCGACCGCCGCAAGGACATCCTGCTGTCGGCCACCAACGGCATCGACGCCGCCATGAAAGCGCACCAGCTCGACGCCTTGCTTTTCCCCGGCGCCAGCAGCGCGAATATCGGCGCGCGTCCCGGTTATCCTACCATTACCGTTCCGTATGCCCTGCTGCCGGTGGCGCAGGGGCAGGGCGCGCAGGCGTTCCCCGACGGCTTCTCGCCGCGGCCTGCCCCGTTCGGTGTGAGCTTCACCGCGTCGGCGTGCGGTGAGCCCACCCTGGTCGGGCTGGCATATGCGTTCGAGCAGGCCACGAAGAAGCGCGTACGTCCGCCGCTGTTTCCGTAA